The Schizosaccharomyces pombe strain 972h- genome assembly, chromosome: I genome contains a region encoding:
- the kap104 gene encoding karyopherin/importin beta family nuclear import signal receptor Kap104 produces MGDNPWVLQEQVLVELSEVIKNSLSENSQTRNAALNLLEKAKDIPDLNNYLTCILINATELSVSIRSAAGLLLKNNVRVSSLESGSGLQSLDYTKSTVIRGLCDPEQLIRGISGNVITTIISRWGISTWPEVLPQLMEMLSSPASTTQEGAFSALTKICEDSAQELDRDFNGTRPLDFMIPRFIELARHENPKIRTDALFCLNQFVLIQSQSLYAHIDTFLETCYALATDVSPNVRKNVCQALVYLLDVRPDKIAPSLGSIVEYMLYSTQDSDQNVALEACEFWLAIAEQPDLCSALGPYLDKIVPMLLQGMVYSDMDLLLLGNDADDYDVEDREEDIRPQHAKGKSRITLNTQGPITQQGSSNADADELEDEDEDDDEFDEDDDAFMDWNLRKCSAAALDVLSSFWKQRLLEIILPHLKQSLTSEDWKVQEAGVLAVGAIAEGCMDGMVQYLPELYPYFLSLLDSKKPLVRTITCWTLGRYSKWASCLESEEDRQKYFVPLLQGLLRMVVDNNKKVQEAGCSAFAILEEQAGPSLVPYLEPILTNLAFAFQKYQRKNVLILYDAVQTLADYVGSALNDKRYIELLITPLLQKWSMIPDDDPNLFPLFECLSSVAVALRDGFAPFAAETYARTFRILRNTLYLITTAQNDPTVDVPDRDFLVTTLDLVSGIIQALGSQVSPLLAQADPPLGQIIGICAKDEVPEVRQSAYALLGDMCMYCFDQIRPYCDALLVDMLPQMQLPLLHVSASNNAIWSAGEMALQLGKDMQQWVKPLLERLICILKSKKSNTTVLENVAITIGRLGVYNPELVAPHLELFYQPWFEIIKTVGENEEKDSAFRGFCNILACNPQALSYLLPMFVLCVAEYENPSAELRDMFQKILQGSVELFNGKASWQASPEVLAQIQAQYGV; encoded by the exons ATGGGGGACAATCCTTGGGTTCTCCAGGAACAAGTCCTCGTAGAACTTTCAGAAGTGATAAAGAATTCACTCTCCGAAAACTCTCAGACTAGGAATGCTGCTTTAAAT TTGCTTGAGAAAGCAAAGGATATACCAGATCTAAATAATTACCTTACTTGCATTCTCATCAACGCTACGGAGCTTAGTGTTTCAATTAGATCTGCTGCTGGTCTTTTGTTGAAGAACAATGTTCGTGTTTCAAGCTTAGAGTCTGGTTCAGGTTTGCAGAGCCTCGATTACACAAAGTCAACAGTTATTCGCGGTTTGTGTGACCCTGAACAACTCATTCGAGGCATATCTGGTAATGTGATCACTACAATCATTAGTCGTTGGGGAATTAGTACTTGGCCTGAAGTATTGCCACAATTAATGGAAATGCTTTCTAGCCCTGCTTCTACCACTCAAGAAGGAGCATTCAGCGCCTTAACTAAAATATGTGAGGATTCGGCTCAAGAGTTAGATCGTGATTTCAATGGTACTCGTCCCTTGGATTTTATGATACCCCGGTTTATTGAACTTGCTCGACACGAGAACCCAAAAATTCGTACGGACGCCCTTTTCTGTCTGAACCAGTTTGTTCTAATTCAAAGTCAATCTCTCTATGCCCATATTGATACATTCCTTGAAACATGCTACGCCTTAGCAACAGACGTTTCTCCAAATGTGCGTAAAAATGTCTGTCAAGCTCTTGTTTACCTGCTCGATGTCCGTCCTGATAAAATTGCACCCTCCTTGGGAAGCATTGTCGAATACATGTTGTACTCTACTCAAGATTCTGATCAGAATGTCGCATTAGAAGCTTGTGAGTTTTGGCTTGCAATTGCTGAACAACCCGATCTTTGCTCTGCTTTAGGTCCTTATTTGGATAAAATAGTCCCCATGCTTCTCCAAGGGATGGTTTATTCAGACATGGACTTGCTGTTACTTGGTAATGATGCTGACGACTATGATGTTGAAGATAGAGAAGAGGATATTCGTCCTCAGCATGCAAAGGGTAAATCGAGGATTACCTTGAATACCCAGGGACCAATTACTCAACAAGGTTCTTCCAACGCCGATGCTGATGAATTGGAAGATGAAGACGAggatgatgatgaatttgACGAGGATGATGACGCTTTCATGGATTGGAATTTGCGAAAGTGCTCGGCTGCTGCACTGGATGTTTTATCATCGTTTTGGAAGCAAAGGTTACTTGAAATCATTCTTCCTCATCTGAAGCAAAGTCTTACGAGTGAAGATTGGAAAGTTCAAGAAGCCGGTGTTTTGGCCGTTGGTGCCATTGCAGAAGGTTGTATGGATGGAATGGTTCAATATTTACCAGAATTATACCCTTACTTTCTTTCGCTTTTAGATAGTAAAAAGCCACTGGTCCGTACGATTACATGTTGGACCCTTGGTCGATACTCCAAGTGGGCTTCGTGTTTGGAGTCCGAGGAGGATCGTCAAAAGTACTTTGTCCCACTTTTGCAAGGATTGCTTCGCATGGTGGTTgataataacaaaaaagtgCAAGAGGCTGGTTGCTCGGCTTTTGCAATTCTGGAAGAGCAAGCTGGCCCTTCGTTAGTTCCTTATCTAGAACCGATCCTTACCAACCTTGCTTTTGCATTCCAAAAGTACCAACGCAAGAATGTGCTCATTCTGTACGACGCAGTTCAGACCCTCGCTGATTATGTAGGATCTGCTTTGAATGATAAACGGTATATCGAACTATTGATTACCCCATTACTTCAAAAATGGTCCATGATTCCTGATGATGATCCTAATCTTTTCCCTCTATTTGAGTGTCTTTCATCTGTTGCAGTGGCTTTGCGTGACGGATTTGCGCCATTTGCAGCTGAAACGTATGCACGCACGTTCCGAATTCTTCGCAACACCTTATACCTAATCACTACTGCACAAAATGATCCTACAGTTGACGTTCCAGATAGGGATTTCCTTGTTACTACATTGGATTTGGTTAGTGGAATTATACAAGCTTTGGGTAGTCAAGTTAGTCCTTTGCTTGCGCAAGCTGACCCACCACTCGGTCAAATCATTGGCATTTGTGCCAAGGATGAGGTGCCGGAAGTTCGTCAATCTGCTTATGCTTTGTTGGGAGATATGTGTATGTACTGCTTTGACCAAATACGCCCGTATTGTGATGCTTTATTGGTGGATATGCTTCCCCAAATGCAACTTCCTTTGTTACATGTGAGTGCATCGAACAACGCTATTTGGTCAGCTGGCGAAATGGCTTTGCAATTAGGAAAAGACATGCAACAATGGGTAAAGCCGTTATTGGAGAGATTGATCTGTATCCtcaaatctaaaaaatcgaaCACTACAGTACTTGAGAATGTTGCGATCACGATAGGCAGATTGGGTGTTTATAACCCGGAGCTCGTTGCCCCTCACCTAGAGTTGTTTTATCAACCTTGGTTTGAAATCATCAAAACGGTGGGTGAGAATGAAGAGAAAGATTCCGCGTTTAGGGGATTCTGCAACATATTGGCGTGCAATCCACAAGCACTTTCATACTTGTTGCCAATGTTTGTCCTTTGTGTGGCCGAATATGAAAATCCTTCAGCCGAACTTCGTGATATGtttcaaaagattttaCAAGGATCTGTGGAGTTGTTTAATGGTAAGGCATCCTGGCAAGCGAGTCCTGAAGTGCTCGCACAGATTCAGGCACAGTATGGTGtctaa